The following coding sequences are from one Eleginops maclovinus isolate JMC-PN-2008 ecotype Puerto Natales chromosome 13, JC_Emac_rtc_rv5, whole genome shotgun sequence window:
- the rnf115b gene encoding E3 ubiquitin-protein ligase RNF115 isoform X3: MAEAAETPQHRFFCHCCKSETKPKLPDFVCPRCDSDFIEEVSEGSSLLQNSSPVSSEDSNSLFSELWQLLFMERSALLSNPPSSESDPDDTEQVSSGQSCPSPVTPLAAEAAEPESPSSSEEERSSRLDQRPAVEGIVQQFLTGLFSNNGNPGATPAALSSMLQLHSNPGDYAWGQGGLDAVITELLGQLESTGPPPAEKEMISSLPTVCISQEQKGGPCILRSSFTLNLLVSLTIFVTSFFHPLPMPSYEY; this comes from the exons ATGGCGGAGGCTGCGGAGACACCACAACACCGTTTTTTCTGTCACTGCTGTAAAAGTGAAACAAAGCCCAAACTCCCG GATTTTGTATGTCCCAGATGTGATTCTGACTTCATTGAGGAGGTGTCAGAAGGCTCCAG TCTTCTGCAGAATAGTTCACCGGTGTCCAGTGAAGACTCAAACTCGTTGTTTTCAGAG TTATGGCAGCTGCTGTTCATGGAGCGGTCCGCTCTGCTGTCCAATCCACCCTCCTCAGAGTCCGACCCAGATGACACCGAGCAGGTATCTTCAGGTCAGAGCTGTCCTTCCCCAGTGACGCCACTCGCTGCAGAGGCTGCAGAACCAGAGTCGCCCTCCTCGTCTGAAGAGGAGAGGTCATCCAGGCTGGACCAAAGGCCTGCAGTGGAAGG GATTGTGCAACAGTTTTTGACCGGCCTTTTTTCCAACAACGGAAACCCCGGTGCTACACCAGCTGCCCt ATCCAGTATGCTACAGTTGCACTCAAACCCTGGAGATTATGCGTGGGGTCAAGGAGGTCTTGACGCTGTCATCACAGAG TTGTTGGGACAGTTGGAGAGCACAGGTCCGCCCCCTGCTGAAAAGGAGATGATCTCATCCCTGCCAACAGTTTGCATCTCTCAAGAACAGAAAG gCGGTCCTTGCATCCTTCGTTCCTCCTTTACCCTCAACCTTTTGGTTTCCTTAACAATTTTCGTTACCTCTTTTTTCCATCCACTTCCCATGCCTAGTTATGAGTATTAA
- the rnf115b gene encoding E3 ubiquitin-protein ligase RNF115 isoform X2 has translation MAEAAETPQHRFFCHCCKSETKPKLPDFVCPRCDSDFIEEVSEGSSLLQNSSPVSSEDSNSLFSELWQLLFMERSALLSNPPSSESDPDDTEQVSSGQSCPSPVTPLAAEAAEPESPSSSEEERSSRLDQRPAVEGSSMLQLHSNPGDYAWGQGGLDAVITELLGQLESTGPPPAEKEMISSLPTVCISQEQKDCRLECPVCREEYTSGEPVRKLPCLHFFHSECIVPWLELHDTCPVCRKSLDGVDNSLPPTSEPPEARSIRTEQQEKQAI, from the exons ATGGCGGAGGCTGCGGAGACACCACAACACCGTTTTTTCTGTCACTGCTGTAAAAGTGAAACAAAGCCCAAACTCCCG GATTTTGTATGTCCCAGATGTGATTCTGACTTCATTGAGGAGGTGTCAGAAGGCTCCAG TCTTCTGCAGAATAGTTCACCGGTGTCCAGTGAAGACTCAAACTCGTTGTTTTCAGAG TTATGGCAGCTGCTGTTCATGGAGCGGTCCGCTCTGCTGTCCAATCCACCCTCCTCAGAGTCCGACCCAGATGACACCGAGCAGGTATCTTCAGGTCAGAGCTGTCCTTCCCCAGTGACGCCACTCGCTGCAGAGGCTGCAGAACCAGAGTCGCCCTCCTCGTCTGAAGAGGAGAGGTCATCCAGGCTGGACCAAAGGCCTGCAGTGGAAGG ATCCAGTATGCTACAGTTGCACTCAAACCCTGGAGATTATGCGTGGGGTCAAGGAGGTCTTGACGCTGTCATCACAGAG TTGTTGGGACAGTTGGAGAGCACAGGTCCGCCCCCTGCTGAAAAGGAGATGATCTCATCCCTGCCAACAGTTTGCATCTCTCAAGAACAGAAAG ACTGCAGACTGGAGTGTCCAGTTTGTAGGGAGGAGTATACATCAGGGGAGCCTGTCAGGAAGCTTCCCTGCCTCCATTTCTTCCACAGTGAATGTATAGTGCCTTGGCTGGAGCTG CATGATACATGCCCAGTGTGCAGAAAAAGCCTTGACGGTGTCGACAACAGCCTCCCGCCCACATCAGAACCCCCAGAAGCTCGCTCCATCAGAACGGAGCAACAGGAGAAGCAGGCCATCTGA
- the rnf115b gene encoding E3 ubiquitin-protein ligase RNF115 isoform X1: MAEAAETPQHRFFCHCCKSETKPKLPDFVCPRCDSDFIEEVSEGSSLLQNSSPVSSEDSNSLFSELWQLLFMERSALLSNPPSSESDPDDTEQVSSGQSCPSPVTPLAAEAAEPESPSSSEEERSSRLDQRPAVEGIVQQFLTGLFSNNGNPGATPAALSSMLQLHSNPGDYAWGQGGLDAVITELLGQLESTGPPPAEKEMISSLPTVCISQEQKDCRLECPVCREEYTSGEPVRKLPCLHFFHSECIVPWLELHDTCPVCRKSLDGVDNSLPPTSEPPEARSIRTEQQEKQAI, translated from the exons ATGGCGGAGGCTGCGGAGACACCACAACACCGTTTTTTCTGTCACTGCTGTAAAAGTGAAACAAAGCCCAAACTCCCG GATTTTGTATGTCCCAGATGTGATTCTGACTTCATTGAGGAGGTGTCAGAAGGCTCCAG TCTTCTGCAGAATAGTTCACCGGTGTCCAGTGAAGACTCAAACTCGTTGTTTTCAGAG TTATGGCAGCTGCTGTTCATGGAGCGGTCCGCTCTGCTGTCCAATCCACCCTCCTCAGAGTCCGACCCAGATGACACCGAGCAGGTATCTTCAGGTCAGAGCTGTCCTTCCCCAGTGACGCCACTCGCTGCAGAGGCTGCAGAACCAGAGTCGCCCTCCTCGTCTGAAGAGGAGAGGTCATCCAGGCTGGACCAAAGGCCTGCAGTGGAAGG GATTGTGCAACAGTTTTTGACCGGCCTTTTTTCCAACAACGGAAACCCCGGTGCTACACCAGCTGCCCt ATCCAGTATGCTACAGTTGCACTCAAACCCTGGAGATTATGCGTGGGGTCAAGGAGGTCTTGACGCTGTCATCACAGAG TTGTTGGGACAGTTGGAGAGCACAGGTCCGCCCCCTGCTGAAAAGGAGATGATCTCATCCCTGCCAACAGTTTGCATCTCTCAAGAACAGAAAG ACTGCAGACTGGAGTGTCCAGTTTGTAGGGAGGAGTATACATCAGGGGAGCCTGTCAGGAAGCTTCCCTGCCTCCATTTCTTCCACAGTGAATGTATAGTGCCTTGGCTGGAGCTG CATGATACATGCCCAGTGTGCAGAAAAAGCCTTGACGGTGTCGACAACAGCCTCCCGCCCACATCAGAACCCCCAGAAGCTCGCTCCATCAGAACGGAGCAACAGGAGAAGCAGGCCATCTGA